In one window of Streptomyces sp. NBC_00193 DNA:
- a CDS encoding GNAT family N-acetyltransferase, producing MSQTGSSESIKIVDDRAAGRLQAVEDGAVVGHIAYFVLAEDPHALVAVHTVVEPGNEGRGIAGSLVKAFYGIAADEGVPVVPLCPYAASWAAKHPEQAPEAPAGVVDAAKAQLASDSDLW from the coding sequence ATGTCGCAGACCGGGTCGAGTGAATCGATCAAGATCGTGGACGACCGCGCGGCCGGGCGGCTGCAGGCCGTCGAGGACGGGGCGGTGGTCGGACACATCGCCTACTTCGTGCTCGCCGAGGACCCCCACGCCCTCGTGGCGGTCCACACCGTCGTCGAGCCGGGGAACGAGGGCCGGGGGATCGCCGGGAGCCTGGTGAAGGCCTTCTACGGGATCGCGGCCGACGAGGGCGTACCCGTCGTCCCGCTCTGCCCGTATGCCGCCAGCTGGGCCGCCAAACACCCCGAGCAGGCGCCCGAGGCGCCGGCCGGGGTGGTGGACGCCGCCAAGGCGCAGCTGGCCTCGGACTCCGACCTGTGGTGA
- the panD gene encoding aspartate 1-decarboxylase, giving the protein MLRTMFKSKIHRATVTQADLHYVGSVTVDADLLDAADLLPGELVHIVDITNGARLETYVIKGERGSGVIGINGAAAHLVHPGDLVILISYGQMEDAEARAFEPRVVHVDGDNRIIELGVDPSAPVPGTDQERSPHAVAV; this is encoded by the coding sequence ATGCTTCGCACCATGTTCAAGTCCAAGATCCACCGGGCCACCGTCACCCAGGCCGACCTGCACTACGTCGGGTCCGTGACCGTTGACGCCGATCTCCTCGACGCGGCGGACCTGCTGCCCGGCGAGCTCGTGCACATCGTGGACATCACCAACGGGGCGCGGCTCGAGACCTACGTCATCAAGGGCGAGCGCGGCTCGGGGGTCATCGGGATCAACGGGGCTGCCGCGCACCTCGTGCACCCCGGTGACCTGGTCATCCTCATCAGCTACGGGCAGATGGAAGACGCCGAGGCACGCGCGTTCGAGCCGCGTGTCGTCCATGTCGACGGCGACAACCGCATCATCGAGCTGGGTGTGGATCCCTCCGCCCCGGTTCCGGGAACGGATCAGGAGCGCAGCCCCCACGCGGTGGCTGTCTGA
- a CDS encoding alpha/beta fold hydrolase — MARSHAGRLRTGPAAAATGVLLAGLFAAPVSAQEETPSATGTVARTVGDATFTPGPCPKTADPVAELEGARCGTLTVPENRTKPDSRKITLGVAIVAAEAAQPKPDPIVWLAGGPGDDAVGEAKMAIGGGLNRDRDVIFMSQRGTYSADPALTCRNVDEFNARATGLVYDAPSTEREHVAATKVCRDALAASGADLTAYNDIESAADYADLRTALGLKEWNLFGISYGTQLALVTMRLHPEGIRSVGIDGILPPSTGGSAVTWSAAKQGFDGVFKACAEQPDCNRRYPNLSATFERLVRELEAKPVTTTVTLPGSQKQVKVTLDGGALVNWFTAATHVAEQVPAALDELDNGKPQRIAEQWAGGKYSPEAIGRLSHGLVYGVFCSEWTPYETQAEALAAGKKTYPSFPESVQAQAPLLTFLRPDCDVWNIPAAPASIRDVTESDIPALAISGGFDAQTAASNGAYVARTLPNATVVTIPYEAHVVFAASKCAQDITVSFFDNPKAPNTACLEDLKPPTFEIAPDAS, encoded by the coding sequence ATGGCACGGTCACACGCAGGACGCCTGCGCACCGGACCGGCCGCGGCGGCGACCGGCGTGCTGCTCGCCGGTCTGTTCGCGGCGCCGGTGAGCGCGCAGGAGGAGACGCCTTCGGCGACCGGTACGGTCGCCCGCACCGTGGGTGATGCCACGTTCACGCCGGGCCCCTGCCCCAAGACGGCGGATCCGGTCGCCGAGCTCGAAGGAGCCCGCTGCGGCACGCTCACCGTGCCGGAGAACCGCACGAAGCCGGACAGCCGAAAGATCACCCTCGGTGTCGCGATCGTGGCGGCCGAGGCGGCCCAGCCGAAACCCGATCCGATCGTGTGGCTGGCCGGCGGACCCGGCGACGACGCGGTCGGCGAGGCGAAGATGGCGATCGGCGGCGGTCTGAACCGCGACCGTGACGTGATCTTCATGTCCCAGCGCGGCACGTACTCGGCCGACCCGGCACTCACCTGCCGCAACGTCGACGAGTTCAACGCGCGCGCGACCGGCCTCGTCTACGACGCGCCGTCCACCGAGCGCGAGCACGTCGCGGCCACCAAGGTCTGCCGCGATGCGCTGGCGGCGAGCGGGGCCGACCTCACCGCCTACAACGACATCGAGAGCGCCGCGGACTACGCGGACCTGCGCACCGCGCTCGGCCTCAAGGAATGGAACCTCTTCGGCATCTCCTACGGCACTCAGCTGGCACTCGTCACCATGCGCCTGCACCCCGAGGGCATCCGGTCGGTCGGCATCGACGGCATCCTGCCGCCGTCCACCGGAGGTTCGGCCGTGACCTGGAGCGCCGCCAAGCAGGGCTTCGACGGCGTGTTCAAGGCCTGCGCGGAGCAGCCGGACTGCAACCGCCGCTATCCGAACCTGTCGGCCACCTTCGAACGCCTCGTCCGCGAACTCGAAGCCAAGCCCGTCACCACCACCGTCACGCTCCCCGGCAGCCAGAAGCAGGTGAAGGTCACCCTGGACGGCGGAGCCCTGGTCAACTGGTTCACCGCCGCCACCCACGTGGCGGAGCAGGTGCCCGCCGCCCTCGACGAGCTGGACAACGGCAAGCCCCAGCGGATCGCCGAGCAGTGGGCGGGCGGCAAGTACAGCCCCGAGGCCATCGGCCGGCTGTCCCACGGGCTCGTCTACGGCGTCTTCTGCAGCGAGTGGACCCCGTACGAGACGCAGGCCGAGGCGCTCGCCGCAGGCAAGAAGACCTACCCGTCGTTCCCCGAGTCGGTACAGGCCCAGGCCCCGCTGCTGACGTTCCTCCGTCCCGACTGCGACGTCTGGAACATCCCCGCGGCGCCCGCCTCCATCCGGGACGTCACCGAGAGCGACATCCCCGCGCTCGCCATCTCCGGCGGGTTCGACGCCCAGACCGCAGCGTCCAACGGCGCGTACGTGGCACGCACCCTGCCCAACGCCACCGTCGTCACGATCCCCTACGAGGCCCACGTGGTCTTCGCCGCGTCGAAGTGCGCGCAGGACATCACCGTCTCCTTCTTCGACAACCCCAAGGCCCCGAACACCGCCTGCCTGGAGGACCTGAAGCCCCCGACGTTCGAGATCGCCCCTGACGCGAGCTGA
- the gndA gene encoding NADP-dependent phosphogluconate dehydrogenase translates to MTSSTAQIGVTGLAVMGSNLARNFARNGFTVAVHNRTTAKTTALVEEFGHEGSFVAAGSAKEFVDALERPRRLIIMVKAGEPTDAVIREFAPLLEPGDVIIDGGNAHFEDTRRREKELREQGLHFVGVGISGGEEGALLGPSIMPGGSVESYASLGPLLEKISAKAADGTPCTSHVGPDGAGHFVKMVHNGIEYADMQLIAEAYHLLREVAGYSPAKIAETFRAWNKGRLDSYLIEITAEVLAHTDAATGLPFVDVVADAAEQKGTGRWTVQIALDLGVPVSGIAEAVFARAVSGHGELRTAARGLAGPQAAPLSAAAADAFAAQVEQALYASKIVSYTQGFHQIQAGSEEYGWGVDPGAVASLWRGGCIIRAAFLDRIRAAYDARPELPSLLADAGFADEIGAAQEDWREVLVAAVRQGIPVPAFAASLAYYDALRSERLPAALTQGQRDFFGAHTYRRTDREGSYHTLWSGDRSEVRTA, encoded by the coding sequence ATGACCAGCAGCACGGCCCAGATCGGAGTCACCGGACTCGCGGTGATGGGCAGCAACCTCGCCCGCAACTTCGCCCGCAACGGGTTCACCGTCGCCGTCCACAACCGCACCACCGCCAAGACCACGGCGCTCGTGGAGGAGTTCGGACACGAGGGCTCCTTCGTGGCCGCCGGGAGCGCGAAGGAGTTCGTGGACGCGCTGGAGCGCCCGCGCCGTCTGATCATCATGGTGAAGGCCGGCGAGCCGACCGACGCGGTGATCCGCGAGTTCGCCCCGCTGCTGGAGCCGGGCGACGTGATCATCGACGGCGGGAACGCCCACTTCGAGGACACCCGCCGCCGCGAGAAGGAGCTGCGCGAGCAGGGCCTGCACTTCGTGGGCGTCGGCATCTCGGGCGGCGAGGAGGGCGCGCTGCTCGGCCCCAGCATCATGCCCGGCGGATCCGTGGAGTCGTACGCCTCGCTCGGCCCGCTGCTGGAGAAGATCTCCGCCAAGGCCGCCGACGGCACGCCCTGCACCTCGCACGTGGGTCCCGACGGCGCCGGGCACTTCGTGAAGATGGTGCACAACGGCATCGAGTACGCCGACATGCAGCTGATCGCGGAGGCCTACCACCTGCTGCGCGAGGTGGCCGGCTACTCCCCCGCGAAGATCGCCGAGACCTTCCGCGCCTGGAACAAGGGCCGGCTGGACTCGTACCTGATCGAGATCACCGCCGAGGTGCTCGCGCACACGGACGCCGCGACCGGTCTGCCGTTCGTGGACGTGGTCGCCGACGCCGCCGAGCAGAAGGGCACCGGCCGCTGGACCGTGCAGATCGCCCTCGACCTGGGCGTGCCGGTGTCCGGCATCGCCGAGGCGGTCTTCGCCCGCGCGGTGTCGGGCCACGGCGAGCTGCGCACGGCCGCGCGGGGTCTTGCGGGACCGCAGGCCGCGCCGCTGTCCGCCGCGGCGGCGGACGCCTTCGCGGCCCAGGTGGAGCAGGCGCTGTACGCCTCGAAGATCGTCTCCTACACGCAGGGCTTCCATCAGATCCAGGCCGGCAGCGAGGAGTACGGCTGGGGCGTGGACCCGGGCGCCGTGGCCTCGCTGTGGCGCGGCGGCTGCATCATCCGCGCCGCGTTCCTGGACCGGATCCGGGCCGCGTACGACGCCCGGCCGGAGCTGCCGAGCCTGCTGGCGGACGCCGGCTTCGCCGACGAGATCGGCGCCGCACAGGAGGACTGGCGCGAGGTGCTGGTGGCGGCCGTCCGCCAGGGCATCCCGGTACCGGCCTTCGCGGCCTCGCTGGCGTACTACGACGCCCTGCGCTCTGAGCGGCTCCCGGCGGCCCTGACCCAGGGCCAGCGCGACTTCTTCGGGGCGCACACCTACCGGCGCACCGACCGGGAGGGCTCGTACCACACGCTGTGGAGCGGAGACCGCTCCGAAGTCCGTACGGCCTGA